The DNA sequence ACCCGCGCGGGGCTTCACGTCTCCGGCCCCCCTTCTCCCTAAGTTACGGGGGCAATTTGCCGAGTTCCTTAACCACAGTTCGCCCGATCGCCTCGGTATTCTCTACCTGACCACCTGTGTCGGTTTGGGGTACGGGCCGCTAAGAACTCGCTAGAGGCTTTTCTCGGCAGCATAGGATCACTGACTTCACCTGAATCGGCTCGGCATCACGTCTCAGCCTACATGCGCCACGGATTTGCCTATGGCACGGCCTACACGCTTACCCCGGCACAACCACCGGCCGGGCTCAGCTACCTTCCTGCGTCACCCCATCGCTTGACTACTACCCGCCAGGTTCCCACGCTCACCACCATCAGTCCGAAGACCTCCAGCAGCTCGGATGGTTAGCACAACGAGGTTCGTCAGGGTCGCTCTTTCGCGGGTACGGGAATATCAACCCGTTGTCCATCGACTACGCCTCTCGGCCTCGCCTTAGGTCCCGACTCACCCAGGGCGGATTAGCCTGGCCCTGGAACCCTTGGTCATCCGGCGGAAGGGTTTCTCACCCTTCTTTCGCTACTCATGCCTGCATTCTCACTCGTGCCGCGTCCACGACTGGGTCACCCCGTCGCTTCACCCCCGGCACGACGCTCCCCTACCCATCCACACACCTGCACCCGATATCAAGACCGGGCGAAGTAAAAATGTGAATGCCACAGCTTCGGCGGTGTGCTTGAGCCCCGCTACATTGTCGGCGCGGAACCACTTGACCAGTGAGCTATTACGCACTCTTTAAAGGGTGGCTGCTTCTAAGCCAACCTCCTGGTTGTCTATGCGACCCCACATCCTTTTCCACTTAGCACACGCTTAGGGGCCTTAGCTGGTGATCTGGGCTGTTTCCCTCTCGACTACGAAGCTTATCCCCCGCAGTCTCACTGCCGCGCTCTCACTTACCGGCATTCGGAGTTTGGCTGATTTCGGTAAGCTTGTGGGCCCCCTAGACCATCCAGTGCTCTACCTCCGGCAAGAAACACGCGACGCTGCACCTAAATGCATTTCGGGGAGAACCAGCTATCACGGAGTTTGATTGGCCTTTCACCCCTAACCACAGGTCATCCCCCAACTTTTCAACGTTGGTGGGTTCGGCCCTCCACGCGGTCTTACCCGCGCTTCAGCCTGCCCATGGCTAGATCACTCCGCTTCGGGTCTAGAGCATGCGACTGAATACGCCCTATTCAGACTCGCTTTCGCTACGGCTCCCCCACACGGGTTAACCTCGCCACATGCCACTAACTCGCAGGCTCATTCTTCAAAAGGCACGCCGTCACCCCGTAAGGCTCCGACGGATTGTAGGCGAACGGTTTCAGGTACTATTTCACTCCCCTCCCGGGGTACTTTTCACCATTCCCTCACGGTACTTGTCCGCTATCGGTCACCAGGAAGTATTTAGGCTTACCAGGTGGTCCTGGCAGATTCACGGCAGATTTCAGGAGTCCGCCGCTACTCGGGAACACCCACAGAAGACCAGCAGCTTTCACCTACCGGACTATCACCGTCTACGGTCAGCCATTCCAGACTGTTCGACTAACCACTGGCTTTGTAACTTCTCCAACAGATGTCAGTCTGTTGAGCAGGGTCCCACAACCCCGACCACGCAACCCCTGACAGGTATCACACGCAACCGGTTTAGCCTCAATCCGCTTTCGCTCGCCACTACTCACGGAATCACTATTTGTTTTCTCTTCCTGCGGGTACTGAGATGTTTCACTTCCCCGCGTTCCCCCCACACACCCTATGTGTTCAGGTGCGGGTGACATCACATGACTGATGCCGGGTTTCCCCATTCGGACACCCTGGGATCACAGCTTGGTTGACAGCTCCCCCAGGCCTATCGCGGCCTCCCACGTCCTTCATCGGCTCCTGGTGCCAAGGCATCCACCGTTCGCCCTTGACAACTTGACCACAAAGATGCTCGCGTCCACTGTGCAATTCTCAACAAACAACCAACCCACAACCCTCAAGCCCCACACCAAACCCGACAACCGCCGGCGGTATGCGAGACCAGGCCATGCCTGGCAACCTTCACGGACTCCCGCCCGCACAAGGCTCCGAAAAAACAACCCACAGGTTGTTCCTTCAGGACCCAACAGGGTGCTCTACGCCATCCCCCAGCCGCACCAGGGACTCCGTTCCCACCACTCCCGAAGAAGCAGCTGTACTAGAAGAACCCCGGCCGTTGCCGAAGAAAAACTCACCAGTGTCTCCGCCATCTGAGCACCCCGACCCGACATTCGCGGGCCGCGGGCTCCATACCAGCTTTCGCCGGATGGTGCTCCTTAGAAAGGAGGTGATCCAGCCGCACCTTCCGGTACGGCTACCTTGTTACGACTTCGTCCCAATCGCCAGCCCCACCTTCGACGGCTCCCTCCACAAGGGTTGGGCCACCGGCTTCGGGTGTTGCCGACTTTCGTGACGTGACGGGCGGTGTGTACAAGGCCCGGGAACGTATTCACCGCAGCGTTGCTGATCTGCGATTACTAGCGACTCCGACTTCACGGGGTCGAGTTGCAGACCCCGATCCGAACTGAGACCGGCTTTTTGGGATTCGCTCCACCTCACGGTATCGCAGCCCATTGTACCGGCCATTGTAGCATGCGTGAAGCCCTGGACATAAGGGGCATGATGACTTGACGTCATCCCCACCTTCCTCCGAGTTGACCCCGGCAGTCTTCGATGAGTCCCCGCCATAACGCGCTGGCAACATCGAACGAGGGTTGCGCTCGTTGCGGGACTTAACCCAACATCTCACGACACGAGCTGACGACAGCCATGCACCACCTGTGACCGCCCCCGAAGGACCCCCCATCTCTGGAGGTTTTGCGGCCATGTCAAACCCAGGTAAGGTTCTTCGCGTTGCATCGAATTAATCCGCATGCTCCGCCGCTTGTGCGGGCCCCCGTCAATTCCTTTGAGTTTTAGCCTTGCGGCCGTACTCCCCAGGCGGGGCGCTTAATGCGTTAGCTGCGGCACAGGGAACCGGAGAGGCCCCCCACACCTAGCGCCCAACGTTTACAGCGTGGACTACCAGGGTATCTAATCCTGTTCGCTCCCCACGCTTTCGCTCCTCAGCGTCAGTATCGGCCCAGAGACCCGCCTTCGCCACCGGTGTTCCTCCTGATATCTGCGCATTTCACCGCTACACCAGGAATTCCAGTCTCCCCTACCGAACTCTAGCCTGCCCGTATCGACCGCAGGCCTGGGGTTGAGCCCCAGGTTTTCACGGTCGACGCGACAAGCCGCCTACGAGCTCTTTACGCCCAATAAATCCGGACAACGCTCGCGCCCTACGTCTTACCGCGGCTGCTGGCACGTAGTTGGCCGGCGCTTCTTCTGCAGGTACCGTCACTTACGCTTCGTCCCTGCTGAAAGAGGTTTACAACCCGAAGGCCGTCATCCCTCACGCGGCGTCGCTGCATCAGGCTTTCGCCCATTGTGCAATATTCCCCACTGCTGCCTCCCGTAGGAGTCTGGGCCGTGTCTCAGTCCCAGTGTGGCCGGTCGCCCTCTCAGGCCGGCTACCCGTCGTCGCCTTGGTAGGCCATCACCCCACCAACAAGCTGATAGGCCGCGAGCCCATCCCAGGCCGAAAAACTTTCCACCACACACCATGCGATGCGAGGTCATATTCGGTATTAGCCCCCGTTTCCGAGGGTTATCCCAAAGCCTAGGGCAGGTTGCTCACGTGTTACTCACCCGTTCGCCGCTCGAGTACCCCGAAGGGCCTTTCCGCTCGACTTGCATGTGTTAAGCACGCCGCCAGCGTTCGTCCTGAGCCAGGATCAAACTCTCCAACAAAAACTTTGTCGGACACAATGTCCTGGCAACAAAAGTGTTGCCAAAGGAATCCCGACCAAATCAGACCAAAGCCTGACCAGTCCGGGGTATAAAACAATTGGCACTGGCTTATCAAGCACCCTGTTGAGTTCTCAAAGAACAACCACACACCACACCGGAAACCCCCACCAGGAGGCCCCCGACCCGGGGCATTTCGTTCACATCCCCGCCGCTCTCGCGCCGGGCACTTTTACTACGTTACCCGGTGGTTTCCGCCGTGTCAAACCGGTGTTTGCCAGTTTGTCATGCATCACCCTTTTGCCGGGCACCACGATTCGGCCGACTCGCGTCGGTCGCGTCGAGGAATTCGGCAGGACGGCCGTTCGCGGTCTCCCGCTGGCCCGTCCGTTTCCCTACCGGCCGATAACCTTACCCGGTCGGTTCCGCCCCGCCAAATCCGCCTCCCGGCGGATCCGGGGCACCACCCGGTTTCCAGGTCCTGCGCTCCGGCCTTCCAGGTCTTTCGCCCTGTTCGTCCGTTCCGCGCTGGCAGAGAGAAAGTTACGCGCCCGGCGGATTGATCGTCAAATCCGCCGGGCGCGTCCCCCGTCACATCGTCGACAGTCGACTATCCCCGCAGCTCAACGCCCGCGAACGAGCGCTTCCCCCGGCGCAGCACCAGGTAGCGGCCGTGCAGCAGGTCAGCCACGGAGACAGTCGCGTCCACCTCGGCGACCCGGGTGTTGTTGACGTAGGCGCCGCCCTCGGCGATCACCCGCCGGGCCTCCTTCATGCTCGGGACCAGGCCCGACTCCTTGAGCAGCCCGGCGACGTCCGGCAATTCGTCGACGGACACGAGACCGGCCTCGGCGAGCGCCGCCCGCAGCGTCTCCGGCGAGAGTTCCTCCAGCGCACCCCGCCCGAACAGCGCCTGGCTCGCCGCGATCGCCTGGGCCGTCTCCCGCTCGCCGTGCACCAGCGTGGTCAGCTCCTCGGCCAGGGCCCGCTGCGCCGCGCGCGCCTGCGGGCGTTCGGCGGTGGCCTTCTCCAGCTCCTCCAGCTCCGACCGGGACCGGAAGCTGAAGTACCGCAGGTAACGGGTCACGTCGCGGTCGTCGGCGTTGAGCCAGAACTGGTAGAAGGCGTACGGGCTGGTCATCTCCGGGTCGAGCCACACCGCGCCGGTCTCGCTCTTGCCGAACTTGGTGCCGTCCGACTTGGTGACCAGCGGCGTGGTGAACGCCTGCACCGGGCCGGCGCCGCGCCGCCGGACGTAGTCCACCCCCGCGGTGATGTTGCCCCACTGGTCCGAGCCGCCGTACTGGAGCTGGCAGCCGTGCCGGCGGTGCAGCTCGAAGAAGTCGTGGGCCTGGAGGAGCTGGTAGCTGAACTCGGTGAAGCTGATGCCGCTCTCCAGCCGGGCCTTGACCACCTCCCGGGCCAGCATCTTGTTCACCGGGAAGTGCTTGCCGACGTCCCGGAGGAACTCCACCACCGACATCTCGCCGGTCCACTCCAGGTTGTTGACCATGCGGGCCGCGTTGTCGCCGGTGTACGTGACGAACGGGGAGAGCTGGTCCCGGATGCGCTGGACCCAGCCGGCGATGACCTCGGGCGGGTTGAGCGTCCGTTCGGCGCTCTCCTTGGGATCACCGATCTGACCGGTGGCGCCGCCGACCAGCAGCAGCGGCCGGTGTCCGGCGAGCTGGAGCCGGCGGGCCGTGACGACCTGCATGAGGTTGCCGACGTGCAGGCTGGGGGCGGTCGGGTCGAAGCCCACGTAGAACGTGGCGCTCGGGCCGTCGAGCAGCGCGCGCAGCTCGTCGGGGCCGGTCGAGTCCTGGATCAGGCCCCGCCACAGCAGGTCTTCGGTCAGGGAGTCCCGCCCCGGCGGGAGGTTGCTGTCGGTCACGGTCACCGATTCTCCCCCATCCCCGGCCCGGGGCCGTACCGGGTTTGCCGACGGCGGTGGCGACTAGGCTGGCGGCGCCGTCGAGCGCGAGGAGGAACCAGGGTGGAGACACCGGACCTGACCGGGGGCTTCGTGGCCCTGCTGGGGCTGGAGTTGGACGAGGTCAGCGCCGACCGGGTGGTGATCCGCTGGCGGGTCCGCCCGGAGCTGCACCAGCCGTACGGGATCCAGCACGGCGGGGTCTACTGCTCGGTGGTGGAGACGGCGGCCAGCGTCGGCGGCTCGCTCTGGCTGGGCGACCGGGGCAGGGTGGTCGGGGTGTCGAACCAGACCGACTTCCTGCGCGCCGTCCGCGACGGCGAGTTGACCGCGGTCGGCACGCCGGTGCACCGGGGTCGCAGTCAGCAGCTGTGGCTGGTGGAGATCACCGACGGCGACGCCCGGCTGGTCGCCCGCGGGCAGGTGCGCTTGCAGAACCTGACCGCCGGCTGACGTCCGACTGCTCCATTCGGCAATAATGGGGCACTGACGCCGATATCGTCGCGTCGATGAGACCCGCCGCCCCCGCTCCTCCGACGTGAGGAAGCTGCTCGCCGCCACGCTGGGCGTGCTGTCGGCGATCGGCGGCTTCGTCGACATCGGCGACCTGGTGGCGGCCAGCCAGGCCGGCGCGCTGTTCGGCATGGCCCACGCCTGGGTGCTGCTGGTCGGGGTGGTGGGCATCTGCGCGTACGCGGACATGGCCGGCCGGATCGCGGCGGTGAGCGGCCGGGCGGTGTTCGACCTGGTCCGGGAGCGGCTGGGGCCCCGGGTGGCGCTGCTCAACCTGGTGGCGTCGTGGCTGGTCACGGTGGTGACGCTGGCCGCGGAGCTGGGTGGGGTGGCGCTGGCGCTCACGCTGGCCACCGGCGTGAGCCACCTGCTCTGGGTGCCGCTGGCCGCGCTGGCGGTCTGGCTGGTGCTGTGGCGGTTGCGGTTCGAGCTGATGGAGCGGATCTTCGGCCTGGCCGGGCTGGCGCTGCTGGTCTTCGCGGTCGCGCTGGTGGCGTTGCCGACCGACTGGGCGGAGCTCGGGCACGGGGCGTGGCGGATCAGCTCGGCCGGTCACGGTTGGCCGCTGTACTGGTTCGTGGCGGTGGCGCTGTTCGCGTCCACGGTCAGCCCGTACGAGGTCTTCTTCTTCTCCTCCGGCGGGGTGGAGGAGCGGTGGAGCCCGGCCGACCTGGCGCGCGCCCGGTCGAACGTGCTGATCGGCTTCCCGGTCGGCGGCTTCCTGGCGCTGTCGCTGATCGCCGTGGCGACGGTGGCCTACCACCCGTCCGGCGCGTCGCTCAACAGCCTCGACCAGGTGGCCCGACCGGTGGCGACCGCGCTGGGCGGCGCCGGTCTGGTCGCCGCGGTGCTGGCGTTCTTCGCGGTGACGTTCGGCGCGGCGCTGGAGACCGGCCTGTCGGCGGCGTACGCGGCGGCGCAGTACTTCGGCTGGCAGTGGGGCAAGCGGGTCAGTCCGCGGGAGGCGGCCCGGTTCCACAGCATCCTGCTGGTCGGGCTGCTGCTCGGTGTGGTGATGCTGATGACGACCGTGGACCCGGTGCGGCTGACCGAGTACATGCTGGTGCTGAGCGCGGTGGTGCTGCCGCTGACCTACCTGCCGATCCTGGTGGTGGCCAACGACCGCACCTACCTCGGCGACCGGGTCAACGGGTGGTGGGCGAACCTGCTCGGCGCCGTGTTCCTTCTGCTCATCGTCGCCGCCTCGGTGGCGGCGATCCCACTGGCGATCATGACGGGGGTGGGACGATGAGGGTCCAGCTCGCCAGGCAACTGCTCGACCGGCAGATCGTCGACGCGGAGGGTCGGCTGGTCGGGCGGGTCGACGACATCGCGTTCGCGGTGGACGACGGGGGCTACCCGTACGTGGACGGCCTGCTCACCGGCCAGGGCGCGCTCGGGGAGCGGATCGGCGGCCGGGTCGGGCGGCTGCTGGTGGCGGTCGCCGACCGGTTCACCGACGATCCACCGGTGCCGCCGTTGCGGGTGCCGCTGGCCGAGGTGGACCGGGTGGACAGCGCGGTACGCCTGCGCTGCCGGGCGGCGGACCTGCCGTCCTCGCCGGTGGAGGCATGGCTGAGGCGGCACCTGATCGAGCGGATCCCGGGGGCGAACCGTGCGAGCGGGTGAGCTGCTCGGGCGCACCGCGTACGACCTGCACGGGCGGCGGTTGGGCCGGGTGGTGGACGTGGTGGTGCGCGGCGGCTGGCCGCCGGAGCGGCTGCGGATCGCCGACGTGATCATCGCCGGCCACTGGTGGACCCGGGTGACCAGCCGGCTGATCGGGCCGGAGCTGCACCCTGCCGGGCCGTGGCTGCTGCGGGTGGTCGCCCGGTTGGTCGGGCGCAGCACCCACCAGGTGCCGGCCGACGCGGTGCGGCTGCACCCGCCGGTGCCCGGCTTCCCGTTCGGCCCACCCGCCGACCGGCGCTGACCCGACTCCGACGCCGCCGGCGCTCGACTCGACCGCCGTCAGCGGCGCGCCTCGTCGAGTTCCGGGGTGTCCGCCGGGTCGGCGTCGTCGGCCGGCTCGGCGTCGTCCGTGTCGTCGCTGTTCCGGTCGTGGCGGGGGCGGCGCCGCAGGCGCACCTCGGTGATGGCGCGCTGGTCCACGCCGGCCACCGTCAGCTCCCAGCGGTCCACGGTGACCTGCTCGCCGGCCACCGTGGGGATGTGCCCGAGGCAGATCAGCACCAGCCCGGCGATGGTGGTGTAGTCGCCGACGGGCCGGTTGGGCAGGTCCACCCCGAGGTCGGTGAGGTCGTGCACCGGGAACGTGCCGGGCAGCACCAGCGTGCCGTCCGCCTCGGTGTGGACCGCCTGGAGGTCACGGTCGGTCTCGTCGTAGATCTCACCGACGATCTCCTCGAGGATGTCCTCCAGCGTCACGATCCCGTCGACCGCGCCGCGCTCGTCCACCACCAGCGCGATGTGCTGGCGCTCGGCCTTGAACTGGCGCAGCGCGTCGACCACGGACAGCGAGTCGGGCAGCAGCATCGGCGGGCGGGCGATGTCGTCGACCGGCCGGTCGTCGGGGACGCCGACCAGGTCGCGCAGGTGGATGACGCCGACCGCGTCGTCCAGGCCGCCGTGCCGGACCACCGGCGCCCGGGAGTGCCCGGTCGCTGCCAGGACCAGCCGCGCGGCCTCCGCGGTGGTGCCGCTGTCGAGCGTGAAGACCTGCAACCGGGGTACGAGGACGGCACGCAACTGCCGGTCGGCGATCTCCACCGCGCCGGCGATGATGGTGCGCTGCTCCTTGGTGAAGCCGTGGTTGCCGGCCACGATGTCGCGCAGCTCGTCCGGGCCGATCTCGTCCGGCTCGTGCTTCGGGTCGAGGCCGAACAGGCGGACCACCATGTCGCTGGTGGCGCCGAGCAGCCAGACCGCCGGCCGGGTCAGGCTGGCCAGCACGTCCAACGGTCGGGCCACCAGCAACGCCCAGCGCTCCGCGGACTGCATGGCGATGCGCTTGGGCGCCAGCTCGCCGAAGACCAGCGTGACGAACGTGAGCACCAGGGTGACCGCGACGATGGCGACCGTCTCGGCGGCGTCGCCGAAGAAGCCGAGCAGCGGCACCAGTGGGCGGGCCAGGGAGACGGCCGCGGCGGCGGAGGCGAGGAAGCCGGCCAGGGTGATCCCGATCTGGATGGTGGCGAGGAACCGGTTCGGGTCCTTGGCCAGCCGGGCGAGGGTGCGGCCGGCGCGGCTGCTGCGCTCCAACCGTTGCAGCTGGCTGTCCCGTAGTGACACCAGGGCCATCTCGCTGCCGGCGAAGGCCGCGTTGACGATCACCAGCACACCGACCAGGGCCAACTGGCTCCAGTAGCTCTGCACGACCGGTTGTCTCCCTCGGCCCGATCCGGGTCGGCCGATGGCCGACTCGCCGGCCGGCAGGCCCGGTCGGCGTGGCCCCTCTTTGCCCCGCCGGCTCGCGCCTGAATCCTGCGTGCGCCAGGGCGGCACCTGGACCGCAGGCCGACGCGCTGCGGGCCCGCCCGGCCGGCGAGCCGCTCTGGCGCGCGAGCGACGCGGTGGTCGGCTGCGCGCCCGCGCTCACCCCGCTGGTTCGGCCGACCCCGCGACCGCGCGAGCACGCCGGCCTGATCCGGCTCAGGCCGGGACGGGCAGGTCCAGCACGTACGCGCCGCCCTCCGGGCGGAAGCCGAGCCGGTGGTAGTAGGGGGCGACCATGCCCGGCGGGCTGACCACCCGGCGGAACCCCCGGTCGGTGAAGAGGCGGCTGCGCCGGTAGACGAACTCGCCCGGGGTGAAGTCGCGAAACGGCGGGGTCACGTAGTCCAGGTCGATCTGGGCCACCCCGCCGGCCTCGGCGTGCGAGACCATCACGCCGACCACCTCGTCGGCGCGGACCACCAGGAACGCCGAGCGGTCGGCGGCGGCCGGGTCCCACCGGAACGCCGGGTTGAACCGGGCGATGTCGGCGGCGTGCACCCGCAGCGTGTGGGCCAGGAACGCGTCGCCGGTGCCCACCTCCACCACCTGGTAGGTCTGCTCGTCGTGCCGCGTGGCCAGCAGCTTGCGCAGGTACCAGAGGTTGATCACGGTGAGCACCACGTTCAGCCCGACCATCGGCCAGACGTGCAGGGCGGCGTTGTAGCCGATCAGGATCAGGCAGCCGACCAGGTTGAGCGCGCGCAGCCGCAGGATGCGCGTCTGTAGCAGGGACCAGACCAGCAGCGCGGAGCCGGCCCAGCCGACGAGTTCCAGCCAGTTCACCCGGGGGGACACTAGTGGTCGCCCTGGTCAGGCGCCTCGGCGGGCAGCTCCAGCACCCACTCCTCGACCTCGACGCCGCGGCCCGGAGCGTACCCGGCGTCCTCGCCGACCACCACGAAGCCGCACTTGCGCAGCACCGCGAGCGAGGCGGCGTTGTCCTTCGCGGCGCGGGCACGCACCGGCCGCTGCGGCAGCTCCCGCAGCAGCGCGGCGAGCCCGGCGGTGGCGTGACCGCGCCCCCAGCGCTCCGGGTTGATCCAGTAGCTCACCTCGGTCCGGTCGTCGACCGGGAACGCCGCCACGTGGCCGACCACCTCGCCGCCGGCGACGATCGTGCGGTTGACGATGCGCTCGTCGGCGCGGATCCGCGCCCAGTGCGCGTCGAACGCGGCCCGGTCCGACGGGTCCTTCGGGCCGAACGCGGCCATCCAGTTGGCCTGCGGGTCCTGCTCGTGGGCGAAGAACGCGGGCAGGTCGTCGTCGCGGACCGGACGAATTTCCACAGCAGGGGTCACGGCCGGGAACGATACGCGGACCCACCGACACCGCTCGGGACCTCCGGCCCGTCCCGTTCATCGCGGGACTCGCCTTCCCACTCGCGGACACCGCGCCGCCGGACCCGGAGCTGCTGGCCCGGGTGCGCGGACAGTTCACCGAACGGGCCCCACCGTCACCTGACCTCCGGTGGCGCGGCGCCGCCCGGCGGACCCGGGCCGCACTACGATGGGGCCATGCCGACCACACCCCGCACCCCGCGCCTCCGGACCCTGGCCGCGACCGGGGCGGCGGCGACCGGGGCGCGGGCCCTCGGCGCGACGGCCGGGGGCGCGCTGGCGGTGGCCGCGCTCGCGCTCGGCGCCGTGGCGGTGGGCGCGCTCGTGATCGGCCGGCTGGTGGTGCGCCGCGCGGTGGTCCGCGAGCTGCGCATCGGCCGGCTCGAGGTGGACGAGCTGGTAATCCGGCGCGACAGCGCCGCCGGGTGAGTCAGCTCGCCGCTGACGTCGGGTACCCGTACAGGTCGAGCAGGCGGACCCGGGACGCCTGGAGCCGGTCCACCACGACGCTCATGAAGCGGGCGGTGAGGTGCCGGCCCAGCGTGTCGTCGGACCCCATCAGCCGGCGCACCCCCTCGGCGTCGAACTCCACCCCGGTGCTGCGCCGGGTGGCGACCGCGCCGAACTGCCAGCGGTAGGGCGGGAACAGCCAGGACCAGCCGAGCACCCCGCCCGCGCCGACCGTCTCGATCCCCACGTCGCCGCGACCGGGCACCGGGAAGTCCAGCGCCACCTGACCGTCCCGGACCAGCCAGAACCGCTCGGCCGGCTGCCCGGCCCGGAACAGCCGGTGCCCGGGGTGCCAGGCCACCGGGCGGGCGTAGCCGGTGAGCGGGGGCAACCACTCCTCCGGCAGCCCGGCCAGGAACGGGTGCACGCGGAGCATCTCCAGCGGGGTCATCGCGCCTCCACGATCGCCAGGGGGGAAGCCGAGCCCCCATTGCACCCCACCGCGCCTCGGTCCGGCAGGGCCGATGGTCCCGCACCGCGTGGGCGGTCGGCTCTGCTCGGCTCGGTCAGCCACGCGGTGCTGCACCACTGCCGCAGTCCGCTGGCCGTCGTCCGGCACCCCGGAGGCTGACGGGCCCGGCTCGGCCGCGAGACAGCCGGGGCACCCGTCCGAGTTCGCGATGGGCGGGGGCTCCGCCGGACCGGGCCGGGCGTGGCGGCGCCCACCAGCGGAACGGGGGACGGCCACAATGGCCTGAGCCGACCGGAGGAGGCAACCGATGAACCGACCCGTCGTGGCGGGGGTGGACGGATCGCCGTCCAGCCTGGCCGCCGCCGACCAGGCGGCCGTGGCCGCCGTCGCACGCGCCCGGCCGCTGCTGCTGGTGCACGGCTACCTGCACCCGCTCGGCTACGGCGTGCCGCTCAACCCGTACGACCTCGGGGTGCCGGCGCCCACCGAGCAGGCGGAGAAGATGCTGGAACGGGTCGCCGCCGAGCTGGCCGACCGGCACCCCGGGCTGCGGGTGGAGGTGCGCCAGGTCGCCGGCGGACCCGGTGCGACGCTGGTCCAGGAGTCCCGCCGGGCCGAGTTGGTGGTGGTGGGCAGCCGGGGCGTGGGCGGCTTCGCCGGGCTGCTGCTCGGCTCGGTCGGTTCGCAGCTCGCCCAGCACGGGCACTGCCCGGTGCTCGTCGTACGTCCGGCGGAGCAGCCGATCCCGGTCGACGGTCCGGTGCTGGTCGGGGTGGACGGCTCCGAGTCCGCGGCGTACGCCGTCGAACTCGGCGCGGACGAGGCCGACCGCCGGGCCACGGAGCTGGTGCTGATGCACGTGCGCGCGCCGGAGCGCGGCGCGGCGGCCCCGGAGGCCGCGGCCGAGGCGACCACCGCCGAGCGGGCCGAGGCGGCCGAGCTG is a window from the Micromonospora sp. DSM 45708 genome containing:
- the tyrS gene encoding tyrosine--tRNA ligase produces the protein MTDSNLPPGRDSLTEDLLWRGLIQDSTGPDELRALLDGPSATFYVGFDPTAPSLHVGNLMQVVTARRLQLAGHRPLLLVGGATGQIGDPKESAERTLNPPEVIAGWVQRIRDQLSPFVTYTGDNAARMVNNLEWTGEMSVVEFLRDVGKHFPVNKMLAREVVKARLESGISFTEFSYQLLQAHDFFELHRRHGCQLQYGGSDQWGNITAGVDYVRRRGAGPVQAFTTPLVTKSDGTKFGKSETGAVWLDPEMTSPYAFYQFWLNADDRDVTRYLRYFSFRSRSELEELEKATAERPQARAAQRALAEELTTLVHGERETAQAIAASQALFGRGALEELSPETLRAALAEAGLVSVDELPDVAGLLKESGLVPSMKEARRVIAEGGAYVNNTRVAEVDATVSVADLLHGRYLVLRRGKRSFAGVELRG
- a CDS encoding PaaI family thioesterase translates to METPDLTGGFVALLGLELDEVSADRVVIRWRVRPELHQPYGIQHGGVYCSVVETAASVGGSLWLGDRGRVVGVSNQTDFLRAVRDGELTAVGTPVHRGRSQQLWLVEITDGDARLVARGQVRLQNLTAG
- a CDS encoding NRAMP family divalent metal transporter; this translates as MRKLLAATLGVLSAIGGFVDIGDLVAASQAGALFGMAHAWVLLVGVVGICAYADMAGRIAAVSGRAVFDLVRERLGPRVALLNLVASWLVTVVTLAAELGGVALALTLATGVSHLLWVPLAALAVWLVLWRLRFELMERIFGLAGLALLVFAVALVALPTDWAELGHGAWRISSAGHGWPLYWFVAVALFASTVSPYEVFFFSSGGVEERWSPADLARARSNVLIGFPVGGFLALSLIAVATVAYHPSGASLNSLDQVARPVATALGGAGLVAAVLAFFAVTFGAALETGLSAAYAAAQYFGWQWGKRVSPREAARFHSILLVGLLLGVVMLMTTVDPVRLTEYMLVLSAVVLPLTYLPILVVANDRTYLGDRVNGWWANLLGAVFLLLIVAASVAAIPLAIMTGVGR
- a CDS encoding PRC-barrel domain containing protein, yielding MRAGELLGRTAYDLHGRRLGRVVDVVVRGGWPPERLRIADVIIAGHWWTRVTSRLIGPELHPAGPWLLRVVARLVGRSTHQVPADAVRLHPPVPGFPFGPPADRR
- a CDS encoding hemolysin family protein, coding for MQSYWSQLALVGVLVIVNAAFAGSEMALVSLRDSQLQRLERSSRAGRTLARLAKDPNRFLATIQIGITLAGFLASAAAAVSLARPLVPLLGFFGDAAETVAIVAVTLVLTFVTLVFGELAPKRIAMQSAERWALLVARPLDVLASLTRPAVWLLGATSDMVVRLFGLDPKHEPDEIGPDELRDIVAGNHGFTKEQRTIIAGAVEIADRQLRAVLVPRLQVFTLDSGTTAEAARLVLAATGHSRAPVVRHGGLDDAVGVIHLRDLVGVPDDRPVDDIARPPMLLPDSLSVVDALRQFKAERQHIALVVDERGAVDGIVTLEDILEEIVGEIYDETDRDLQAVHTEADGTLVLPGTFPVHDLTDLGVDLPNRPVGDYTTIAGLVLICLGHIPTVAGEQVTVDRWELTVAGVDQRAITEVRLRRRPRHDRNSDDTDDAEPADDADPADTPELDEARR
- a CDS encoding GNAT family N-acetyltransferase, which encodes MTPAVEIRPVRDDDLPAFFAHEQDPQANWMAAFGPKDPSDRAAFDAHWARIRADERIVNRTIVAGGEVVGHVAAFPVDDRTEVSYWINPERWGRGHATAGLAALLRELPQRPVRARAAKDNAASLAVLRKCGFVVVGEDAGYAPGRGVEVEEWVLELPAEAPDQGDH
- a CDS encoding cyclic nucleotide-binding domain-containing protein; this encodes MTPLEMLRVHPFLAGLPEEWLPPLTGYARPVAWHPGHRLFRAGQPAERFWLVRDGQVALDFPVPGRGDVGIETVGAGGVLGWSWLFPPYRWQFGAVATRRSTGVEFDAEGVRRLMGSDDTLGRHLTARFMSVVVDRLQASRVRLLDLYGYPTSAAS
- a CDS encoding universal stress protein translates to MNRPVVAGVDGSPSSLAAADQAAVAAVARARPLLLVHGYLHPLGYGVPLNPYDLGVPAPTEQAEKMLERVAAELADRHPGLRVEVRQVAGGPGATLVQESRRAELVVVGSRGVGGFAGLLLGSVGSQLAQHGHCPVLVVRPAEQPIPVDGPVLVGVDGSESAAYAVELGADEADRRATELVLMHVRAPERGAAAPEAAAEATTAERAEAAELLGTAAARIRPAHPELRVTERPVVAASPETALREASADASLVVVGSRGRGGFAGLLLGSVSQALVQHAHCPVLVAHRPAPTDD